A section of the Enterococcus montenegrensis genome encodes:
- a CDS encoding ABC transporter substrate-binding protein: protein MKKIYLGMAVAAATLFLAACGNSKEANTKENDKVSGELTVVTNRTDADKLYDQMEKDFKKKYPEITDIKWESAGTDYDQYIANRMNTKDYGDVVFVPFSMAGKPQDYSKYFEELGTTKAMEKDYLDVTEADYDGKAYGLPTVLNSLGLVYNEAVFKKAGIDKLPQSTDELIADAKMIKEKTGAIAFYTNYQRLAVWAGALSSYGGEDFKKEMVTSKTAFKDGQPIREVMDVIYELAKAGLIEKDPVTLETQQAQQQLADGKIAMLMSGSQDVAPIQKLSKDTINIMPFPHLLAGKTSLALGAPSVIGINKNSKNKVAAKAFLDFFIDPASGFAKDMGGMTPVKAKLNESQQKAIKENNVILTAPATDPAIEATYSAIANEVGVGRLTDVLQKTVNIALYPDQNESYQDYVASLEKKWEAAAKAHE from the coding sequence ATGAAGAAAATTTATTTAGGGATGGCAGTAGCGGCGGCAACTTTATTTTTAGCAGCCTGCGGCAATTCTAAAGAAGCAAACACAAAAGAAAACGATAAAGTCAGCGGTGAATTGACCGTTGTCACCAATCGTACAGATGCAGATAAACTCTATGATCAAATGGAAAAAGATTTTAAGAAAAAATATCCTGAGATTACAGACATTAAATGGGAGTCTGCTGGCACTGATTACGATCAATACATCGCAAATCGCATGAACACCAAAGATTATGGTGACGTCGTTTTTGTGCCTTTTTCAATGGCAGGCAAACCACAAGATTACAGTAAATACTTTGAAGAGCTAGGCACAACAAAAGCGATGGAAAAAGATTATCTGGACGTCACTGAAGCCGATTACGACGGCAAAGCATACGGCTTGCCGACTGTTTTAAACTCATTGGGTTTAGTTTACAATGAAGCAGTTTTCAAAAAAGCCGGCATTGATAAATTACCCCAATCAACCGATGAATTAATCGCAGACGCTAAAATGATTAAAGAAAAAACTGGTGCAATTGCCTTTTATACCAATTACCAACGCTTAGCTGTTTGGGCAGGCGCGTTGTCTTCTTATGGTGGTGAAGACTTCAAAAAAGAAATGGTGACAAGTAAAACTGCCTTTAAAGACGGGCAACCAATTCGGGAAGTCATGGATGTTATTTACGAATTAGCAAAAGCTGGTTTAATTGAAAAAGATCCCGTTACCCTAGAAACCCAACAAGCACAACAACAATTAGCTGATGGCAAAATCGCCATGCTAATGAGCGGCTCCCAAGATGTCGCCCCAATTCAAAAATTAAGCAAAGATACCATCAACATTATGCCATTTCCACATTTATTAGCTGGTAAAACCAGCTTAGCTCTTGGTGCACCTTCTGTGATTGGCATTAACAAAAATTCTAAAAATAAAGTCGCTGCCAAAGCTTTCCTAGACTTTTTCATTGATCCTGCTTCTGGTTTTGCCAAAGATATGGGCGGCATGACACCTGTTAAAGCCAAATTAAATGAAAGCCAGCAAAAAGCGATTAAAGAAAACAACGTCATCTTAACCGCCCCAGCAACAGACCCTGCTATTGAAGCCACATATAGCGCTATTGCAAATGAAGTCGGTGTTGGCCGCTTAACGGATGTTTTACAAAAAACTGTAAACATCGCATTATACCCTGATCAAAATGAAAGCTATCAAGATTATGTCGCAAGCCTAGAGAAAAAATGGGAGGCTGCAGCAAAAGCCCATGAATAA
- a CDS encoding carbohydrate ABC transporter permease — MRMIAKTSKYFFLIAWLFICCYPLLTVFFGSFKTYQEFNATRGITPPTQWHFENYRLAFTTGNLPQAFINTFILVFCGVCGSVLIGSMVAYVLNRFDFPFKKLVIGAYFLISMVPMVVSQISTFKIITALGFYDRLIAPVVIYLGADVVMIYVYLQMYEKIPVELDKAALLEGASYFQIYRKILFPLLRPATGTVIVLKMISIYNDFYIPFLYLPGSEHGTVATALYRFMGPNQTNWQVICALVILSIIPMLLVFLALQKYIYESLAGGVKS; from the coding sequence ATGCGAATGATTGCCAAAACTAGTAAATATTTCTTTTTAATTGCCTGGCTGTTTATTTGCTGCTATCCGCTTTTGACCGTTTTTTTTGGCTCTTTTAAAACTTACCAAGAATTTAACGCCACCCGCGGAATTACCCCGCCAACACAGTGGCACTTTGAAAATTATCGGCTGGCTTTTACCACTGGCAATCTGCCCCAAGCCTTTATTAACACCTTCATTTTAGTTTTTTGCGGTGTCTGCGGTAGTGTTTTAATTGGCTCAATGGTCGCTTATGTTTTAAATCGGTTTGATTTTCCTTTTAAAAAGCTGGTGATTGGGGCTTATTTTCTAATTTCGATGGTCCCGATGGTCGTCTCCCAAATTTCTACTTTCAAAATTATCACCGCATTAGGTTTTTACGATCGCCTAATTGCCCCGGTTGTAATTTATTTGGGAGCAGATGTTGTCATGATTTACGTCTATTTGCAAATGTATGAAAAAATCCCCGTTGAATTAGATAAGGCGGCACTGTTAGAAGGGGCTAGTTATTTTCAAATCTATCGCAAAATTTTATTTCCATTATTGCGACCAGCCACTGGCACAGTGATCGTTTTAAAAATGATTAGCATCTACAACGATTTTTATATTCCCTTTTTATATTTACCTGGTTCAGAGCACGGGACAGTTGCTACTGCCCTTTACCGCTTTATGGGCCCTAATCAAACCAACTGGCAAGTGATTTGTGCCTTGGTGATTTTAAGCATTATTCCGATGCTACTGGTCTTTTTAGCATTGCAAAAATATATTTATGAAAGTTTGGCAGGAGGTGTCAAGAGTTGA
- a CDS encoding ABC transporter substrate-binding protein, which yields MEKIRLVQNKINPLVLPVIFADKLGYFEKFGVPVDLTIAETFQFAQKSSFVAGDVDAMMGDLTFYFNYRQQGKDAVVTTDLTRTIQLLVKKDAPKKGLRIGVARKGLFPFFMAHDLKNILNQPEIVWVDNTYERMDLLQNGKIDGLVAIEPFITDILKSQPDTEILWHSKNSDKNMVMWCFDRKFYDNNGETVANFHRALEAAAQDFNALSATEKCAQAIKVAHYTPQAAENLRHFTFEEQHNYAAKDFELLADFLWQTGEVNQKYLAADCLRKVF from the coding sequence ATGGAAAAAATCCGTTTGGTTCAAAATAAAATCAATCCCCTCGTGTTACCTGTAATTTTTGCCGATAAACTCGGTTACTTTGAAAAATTTGGTGTCCCCGTTGACTTAACCATTGCCGAAACCTTCCAATTCGCACAAAAAAGCAGTTTTGTCGCCGGTGATGTGGATGCTATGATGGGGGATTTAACCTTTTACTTTAACTACCGCCAGCAAGGAAAAGACGCTGTCGTCACCACTGATTTGACCCGCACCATTCAACTGCTGGTAAAAAAAGACGCGCCTAAAAAAGGGCTGCGCATCGGGGTCGCCCGTAAAGGACTGTTTCCCTTTTTTATGGCTCATGATTTAAAAAACATCCTCAACCAGCCTGAAATCGTGTGGGTCGATAACACCTACGAGCGGATGGACCTGCTGCAAAATGGGAAAATTGACGGCCTCGTTGCCATTGAACCATTTATCACAGACATCTTAAAAAGTCAGCCCGATACTGAAATTTTATGGCACTCCAAAAATTCGGACAAAAATATGGTGATGTGGTGCTTTGATCGCAAATTTTATGATAACAATGGCGAAACAGTTGCCAATTTCCACCGTGCCTTAGAAGCCGCTGCCCAAGACTTCAACGCCCTATCAGCTACTGAAAAGTGCGCTCAAGCGATAAAAGTTGCCCACTATACACCACAAGCCGCCGAAAACTTGCGCCACTTCACATTTGAAGAACAGCACAATTATGCGGCTAAAGATTTTGAATTATTAGCAGATTTCTTGTGGCAAACAGGCGAAGTAAACCAGAAGTATCTAGCAGCCGATTGCTTGCGGAAGGTGTTTTAG
- a CDS encoding prenyltransferase has protein sequence MVRGDAKFLDAVFVLLLMIALGGSCGLLLVFLTKDLWLLAWGLVGLLAAITYSLGPKPYLLYPVGEIVSGFFVGGLACYLAARVQIGSGSWQLLVYSVIPMILTVFLMSTNNVGDYEKDRGVRITLPHVIGFRNAILLVIPEFLLLFSCWVILLATQTIPWWQFLVGCLIFYRQGWQRWYKDYWKIPAVYPEMGKEYGPRPLLLIYHFNTWMSLLFFIQIMGRKYL, from the coding sequence TTGGTTCGTGGCGATGCCAAATTTTTAGATGCTGTCTTTGTTTTACTCCTCATGATTGCCCTTGGCGGCAGCTGTGGTCTGCTGCTGGTTTTTCTCACCAAAGATTTGTGGCTGCTCGCTTGGGGATTAGTTGGTTTACTGGCGGCAATTACGTATTCCTTAGGTCCAAAACCTTACCTGCTTTATCCAGTAGGAGAAATCGTCTCTGGCTTTTTTGTCGGTGGCCTTGCCTGCTACTTAGCAGCTAGGGTGCAAATTGGCAGTGGCAGTTGGCAGCTACTTGTATATAGCGTAATTCCCATGATTTTAACCGTCTTTTTAATGTCCACCAATAACGTGGGCGACTACGAAAAAGATCGCGGCGTACGGATAACATTGCCTCACGTCATCGGTTTTCGCAATGCCATTTTACTTGTGATACCTGAATTTTTGCTCTTGTTTAGTTGTTGGGTAATTCTTTTGGCAACGCAAACCATTCCCTGGTGGCAATTTTTAGTCGGCTGTTTGATTTTTTACCGCCAAGGCTGGCAACGTTGGTACAAAGACTATTGGAAAATTCCGGCTGTTTACCCTGAAATGGGCAAAGAATATGGCCCTCGCCCCTTACTGTTGATTTATCACTTTAACACTTGGATGAGCCTTTTATTTTTCATCCAAATCATGGGAAGGAAGTACTTATAA
- a CDS encoding carbohydrate ABC transporter permease — protein MLLIFGLLPIGTLIYNSFTDWDGLSVEKNFVGFKNYITIWQDPVYFQAFKTNLFYLGSGLLQIMIALALAILLSTKTYGKNIFKAVIVFPIMISGVATSLIFRLFFEPDGSFDQLLQFLHLGKFIRLWLGDPAVANYTLAFISLWRHLGTSFLLYFAAIQGLPKVYQKAASLEGANLWQQTRYIILPNIRTVLKLNFILLTIGAVSAFEIPLIMTNGANGTATFLVQTMKVAFDQKLVGLGSSLAVLMSFIVIFLSLAQQRFQKEEK, from the coding sequence TTGTTACTAATTTTTGGCCTCTTGCCGATTGGAACGTTAATTTACAATAGCTTTACCGATTGGGACGGACTTTCAGTTGAAAAAAACTTTGTCGGCTTTAAAAACTATATCACCATTTGGCAGGACCCGGTTTATTTTCAGGCCTTCAAAACCAATCTCTTTTACTTAGGCTCTGGTCTTTTACAAATCATGATAGCCTTAGCTTTAGCCATTTTATTGTCGACAAAAACCTACGGCAAAAATATTTTTAAGGCTGTGATTGTTTTTCCCATTATGATCAGTGGTGTGGCCACTTCTTTGATTTTCCGCCTGTTCTTTGAACCAGACGGCTCATTTGACCAGCTTTTGCAGTTTTTACATTTAGGCAAATTTATTCGCTTATGGCTGGGGGATCCGGCGGTGGCCAATTATACATTAGCTTTTATTTCCTTATGGCGCCATTTAGGCACGAGTTTTTTACTGTATTTTGCCGCCATTCAAGGTCTGCCTAAAGTGTATCAAAAAGCTGCTAGTTTAGAAGGCGCCAATTTATGGCAACAAACCCGCTATATTATTTTGCCAAATATTCGCACCGTTTTAAAATTGAACTTTATTTTACTCACCATTGGGGCTGTTTCCGCCTTTGAAATCCCCTTGATTATGACCAATGGTGCCAATGGAACTGCGACTTTTTTAGTCCAAACAATGAAAGTCGCCTTTGATCAAAAATTAGTCGGCCTAGGCTCTAGTCTAGCAGTTTTAATGTCTTTCATTGTGATTTTCTTAAGTTTAGCCCAGCAACGCTTTCAAAAGGAGGAGAAATAA
- a CDS encoding metallophosphoesterase, which produces MAKIYAVSDIHGCYKAFRQVLRLIDLSVSKENQLYLLGDYVDGGKDSYRILKQIMKLEQKYPEQIKVLWGNHDEAFMNWLEQKDNDLFGYLSSGGVSTIKSFFRDNPEEYNIIVKNADGKSKRAMVQDLIAAIKSVGNKTGLIKWLHKKDAASRFIETDNQIFVHAGIAEYPDGLWKYATADEEFTNMYPPKTGSFYKDIIAGHVWSTEVSKDLSYAGKVYWDGESHFFIDGNVLATKNIPVLEYDTETKKYFSFEKNTETDSLIKYEIK; this is translated from the coding sequence ATGGCAAAAATTTATGCTGTTAGTGATATACATGGCTGCTATAAAGCTTTTAGACAAGTATTACGATTAATTGATTTGAGTGTTTCAAAAGAGAATCAGTTATATTTATTAGGAGATTATGTTGATGGTGGTAAAGATTCCTACCGTATATTAAAACAGATTATGAAACTAGAACAGAAATACCCAGAGCAGATAAAAGTGTTGTGGGGCAATCATGATGAAGCCTTTATGAATTGGTTAGAACAAAAAGATAATGATTTATTTGGTTATTTGAGTAGTGGTGGTGTTTCCACAATTAAAAGTTTTTTTAGAGATAACCCAGAGGAGTACAATATCATAGTTAAGAATGCAGACGGTAAGTCAAAACGTGCTATGGTGCAGGACTTGATTGCTGCAATCAAGTCTGTAGGCAATAAAACGGGTCTTATAAAATGGCTACATAAAAAAGACGCCGCTTCACGTTTTATTGAAACCGATAATCAAATATTCGTTCATGCTGGAATTGCTGAGTACCCGGATGGACTCTGGAAGTATGCTACTGCTGACGAAGAATTTACTAATATGTATCCACCTAAAACGGGGTCTTTTTACAAAGATATTATCGCTGGACATGTTTGGAGCACTGAGGTATCGAAAGATTTATCGTATGCCGGAAAAGTATATTGGGATGGAGAAAGTCATTTCTTTATTGATGGCAATGTTTTGGCTACAAAAAATATTCCCGTTCTAGAATATGATACAGAAACAAAAAAGTATTTCAGCTTTGAAAAAAATACTGAAACCGATTCCTTAATTAAATATGAAATTAAGTGA
- a CDS encoding Rgg/GadR/MutR family transcriptional regulator, with protein MTEKNYGETFRKIRKSKGFTVKEVTDGIVSPQFLNKFEKGDSKITVDNLTLLLNRIFISWKEFMQIHDGNTLDQLEKFSNVANQLIYSKKYYELDQLAKQFEKAYESDGFAKDLHLSLIIKAGFYYNINKTISDQDIKSIRKHLQQIDNWYEYENFIFGSFIHFLPAEDVMLYYKRVARNFERQRKEHIDDRPETVQLITFIVSFFVDRRRLDLAQEVINESREYMEVDDDPTDLFYRVIYKSKVALIKILQGNVAEGKAECEGYIQALKLIGNYPTTINSLFIDLNKALSEVNNSQNGTK; from the coding sequence ATGACGGAAAAAAATTATGGCGAAACCTTTAGAAAAATCCGTAAAAGTAAAGGTTTTACAGTTAAAGAAGTAACTGATGGAATTGTAAGCCCGCAATTTTTAAACAAATTTGAAAAAGGCGATTCAAAAATAACGGTTGATAATTTAACACTACTGTTAAATCGAATCTTTATATCATGGAAAGAATTCATGCAAATTCATGATGGCAACACGCTTGATCAACTTGAGAAATTCAGTAATGTGGCAAATCAGTTAATCTATTCAAAAAAGTACTATGAACTTGACCAACTTGCTAAGCAATTTGAAAAGGCATACGAAAGTGACGGATTTGCTAAAGATCTTCATCTTAGCCTAATTATAAAAGCAGGGTTTTATTACAACATCAATAAGACCATTTCAGATCAAGATATTAAGTCCATACGTAAGCATTTGCAGCAAATTGATAACTGGTATGAATATGAAAACTTTATTTTTGGTAGTTTTATTCATTTTTTGCCAGCAGAAGATGTGATGCTTTACTACAAGCGTGTAGCCAGAAATTTTGAGCGACAAAGAAAAGAGCATATCGATGATAGGCCAGAGACAGTTCAATTAATTACCTTTATCGTTAGTTTTTTTGTTGATCGTCGAAGACTAGATTTGGCGCAAGAAGTGATTAATGAATCAAGAGAATATATGGAAGTAGATGATGATCCGACCGATCTCTTTTATCGTGTCATCTATAAAAGTAAAGTAGCCTTGATTAAAATTTTGCAAGGAAATGTAGCGGAGGGGAAAGCTGAATGTGAGGGATATATCCAGGCGTTGAAATTGATTGGTAATTATCCGACAACGATCAACAGTTTGTTTATAGATTTAAACAAGGCATTGTCAGAGGTGAATAACAGTCAAAATGGAACCAAATAG